The segment CGTTTCTTTCTCAGTGCAGATTTCTGCTCTTTCGTGGATGGTTCTGAAGCCTGTTCAAGGGCATTGCGTAATTCTCCTGCCATTTCTGTCAGCATGGAAGGGGAAAACTCAATTTCCTCGTTGTTTTCCGAAGCTTTTTCCTGAGCGATGACGTCATCTATTTGGCTAAACAAAACACTGATTTTCTTCATCAGTCGTTCACGGTTTCGCTCAACGCTCTTCCGCCATACAAAAGTATATTTGTTGGCCTTGGACTCAATCTTTGTTCCGTCAATATATTCCACATTCAGACTGATGAAACCTTTGGATGAAAGCAGAAGTACGGTTTGGGTAAACACTTCGTTAATTTCCTTCTTCACCCGGTTACGGAAACGGTTGATAGTAATGAAGTCCGGTTTCTCATAACCGGCTAACCATATGTAATGGATATCACGACGAAGATGCTTTTCTATTTTCCGGCAGGAGTATATATTGTTCATATAGGCATACAAGATAACCTTTAGCATCATCTTGGGATGGTAAGGACTACGGCCGTATTCTTTGTATAACTTCCTGAAACCTTCAAGATTCAGGCTTTCAACCAAAGCGTCAACCATGCGTACAGGATCGTTTTCTGCAATATCTTCATCGATTCTTTGCGGAAAAAGTACCGTTTGGTTGGGAGTGTATGGACGAAAATGTATCTTTGTCATATGTGTAAATCTTTATGCTTAAAGATACAAAATCTTTAGGTAATAACAAAGCCCCAGCTTGTGAAAGTCGGGGCTTTGTGCTAAAAAAGAAGGTGTGCTTTTTGACACACCTTCATTTAAACAGAATAAATTTACTCAACATAAATACAGGCTCCCTCCTTTCACAACTAACTTATAATCTACAACGATAAAGATAAAACAAAGCTTGCTGCCAGGCAGGATTTGACATTCCTTAGCAACGTATAATTAACTGGGGTATTAGGCTTCCCTAAACGTATTTGAGACAAATGGATAAGCCCCTGATTTTGCCGAATGTTCAATACTAGAGTCTGTTTATAATTTATCAAGAAGAATTGTACAAGATCTTTTGCCTATCTGCTCAAAAAACACTATATTTGGCATATTATTTTAAGGGATAAGAATATATATTGTTAATTTAGCATAATATATTATGAAATATAGTTTTGATGTTTTCGACAAGAATCCTGAGCGTCTAGCAAAAATCTTGGCAGAGAATTGTCGTAAGCGCAGACTTGATAAGGGTCTGAGCAGGCGTAGCCTCTCTGAAATAACAGGCATTCCGGAAGCGACACTCGAACGTTTTGAAACTAAAGGAAAGATTTCTCTTGAGGCATTCCTGAAATTGGTTGTTGAATTTGACTGGTTTGACGAAATGAGTGCCATTATGAGTAAAAGCAAGTTCACTACAGGTGAGGAACTTGAAACTATAAACCGGAACCAAAGAAGACTGAAAGGAAGATGAAAGATATTTTAAAAATCATAGTTTCATTAGATGAACGTACTGTCGGCACTTTGCAGATGACACCTGAAAGAGATCGGTGTGTGTTCGAGTATGACAAGGATTGGATCGCGAATGGTTTCTCGATATCGCCATGGGAACTTCCACTCCAGACAGGACTCATATACTCAAAAGAAAATAGTTTTGGTGGCGGATTTGCCGCATTTGAGGACAGTATGCCGGATGGTTATGGCCTCTACCTGCTTGACAGAATGCTTCGTCGTGAAG is part of the Parabacteroides sp. AD58 genome and harbors:
- a CDS encoding helix-turn-helix domain-containing protein encodes the protein MKYSFDVFDKNPERLAKILAENCRKRRLDKGLSRRSLSEITGIPEATLERFETKGKISLEAFLKLVVEFDWFDEMSAIMSKSKFTTGEELETINRNQRRLKGR